TCCATTAACTTGGAAACCAAGTTTAACTTGGAGACCAAGTTCACTTGGAAATCAAGTTTAATATAAAGAACGGGTGCTTCTAAATAGCAAAACTCATTTTGTCAAAATTGTCAAAACTGGTGCTGGCCCACAGCAAAATGACTAGAATACCCTAACCCTCAACAGCCAACCTCTCTTCTTTAACGTAGTGTTATGATTAAAGTAGGTCACACTAAAACATAAATGACAATATTTAAATGAGATGCATACACCTAGCTAATAGTTActcaatcttatataatacttagctaaattaaaGGAAtccaatgtttcaattaaagtcaaccatagtgttgactatttgttatatccactatttttgtttaaattgattaaattagatctaaacttgttaAATGtcactcaattctatttaatacttaactaatttgataatttcatgttttaattaaaatctaccatagtgttgactacttattgcatttttttttttaaattgattgaattaaatcaaaagttgctaattattattcaatcctatataataACTAGCTAAATTGcagcaattcaatgtttcaattaaaatcaaccatagtgttgactacttgttaaatcTACTATTTTGTGTAAactaattgaattagatctaaatttGCTTAATACTACTCAAttatatttaatacttaactaattcaGATAATTTCATGTTTCAGTTAAAGTCAAACATAgtcttcgtttaaataaaaaatcaaacttctactttgtttcgttttaaacatgtaaaattaatttaataatttgaattagaattatccaaatcaaaatttgataaaaaaaataataagtattgtttaggtccaatctatatacattaacaatagaataatttacacctttaaattaatcaattaaaattcaaagtatcaattaatgcttaaatattgctattgttttgtctcaaagagaggaaaatagtttccttttaaacaaatcttctcttttaaaaagtattaataaatttttgcaaactttgtattcgtagcaaatactaatataataaaattttagatacagagcacaaactacaatattatataaatcgtgttttgaacatatatatgcataaaaatagtgcaaatttacgtatgtttattagcaatataaaatatatatattatcattacccaaacacaactacattcacatagatgcactataatctaaagtgcgCACGGGCAAACACCATCTAGTTAAGAATAAAATTCTAGTCGGAAAATGAGACAATACTATTGCTTTTGTCACTTTGAGATATTAATGTGCAATCATAAACTCAGTCCATTTGGTAAGCAATACTATTGCTTTTAGAGCTGGAGTTTATTAAGACCTTTATGGACGATACGAACGATCAGATCTTTCTATAATACCATCCTATATGGTTAGAGCTTTCCTTGTAATGTTGAAATatattttcatgttatattttatctCAAGGGATTTTTACCTATAATATTAAAGTTTATCGTTATATTTTAATGAGGAcacaattttaataaattttataAGTTCCAAGAAAGAATTGGATCGGAACATCAaaattttattctcttctcatatatacacatatgcacttcaattttaattatcagacacatatttattttctgcgtgcacttttacttgttcacttttgacttttcacgtttttactgaatatttattttcttctcatgtatacatgtgtgTTCGTACCCTCAccgcacttatatatatatatatatatatatatatatatatatatatatatatatatatatatatatatatatatatatatatatatatattaaactcgTTTGTTTGAACTCGTTTTTAGTTTGTTGTAGGGATTGATCGTTTAATGGTAAATATTATACCTCTTGCCGTATTAATTTATCTATCTTTGTTTGATTAGACACGATATTTAAAAGAATAAACGAGACTTTAATTTTGTATTGTTAaattataagaatatatataatcAAGACACTAAAGTTGAAAGGAATGAAGTAACATACACTAGTACAAATTAAAAATGAAAGAAGCAGTCTCCAATCATACTGAACCCATAACGCGCAACATATCTAGAGACTACTACAACCGGGGAGCAAAGTTATAATTCTTGTCTTTAAAACGTGCCAATAAATTAAGGACGTACATACGCCAAGTGGCAAACTCAAAATTAACAGACGGGGAACCAAAGCAAGCAAATAGCAATATACAACTTGCATTAAATCCTTAGCTATTCATCCAAGTGATGGAAATGACATAAATGACATACTCCAttaatttcaatttatatgatacttttttttttttgtttttagtcAGTCCTATAAAAAATGACATCGttttatatttagtaaaaaaataactttaacttttatcttttttttatctttaatgaaatgatttctagccaGATAAAtttttatgacttgttttagaccccAAATTTCAAAagactttctttatttcttaaatttcatgtcaAATCAAACACCTTCAAATTATAAAATGAGATGGAAGGATTACTAATTAagttatttttgtttattttaagataATAAAGCCATCAATTATGTAttttcaaaagaaaataaaaagcaTTATAAGGGTTTTATCTTCTCTTAATTTTCATGTTATGTcatattaaaacttcatttttaaTGATAAAGTTTATTTTAAATCTTATAGCCATTCAACCTATGTTTCTTATAGCCATCAGAAAATGACCAAATATAGAAGAAACCCGAAGAAAAATGACCCAATATATATTCCTAATAATCCTACAGGCTAAGGAAAAAGCTCTTTTCTTTGAGGTTCCTTTAAAAGGCATATATATTGTCAATATACATATTTGGAAATTTTGAAAGACATAAAAAATTTGCGGTGCATAATTTGTGTGACTCTTGATATCCCAACACATGAGCATGGGACGAAGGGGGTGTtagattattttttttggttaCTATAATATAATTAATTTATTGGGCACGGTGTTTGCTAATGGTGGTGTTGTGTGTAGTAGCTAGTGTTGATGTTAACTGTCAGTAGTGTCGATGGTGACAGATAGCGATGGTGGTTGATAATTGTAGTGCATGATAGTGATAACTAATGATTGTGTGTCGAATGATAACGGTGCTTGGCCGATATATAATGGTGACTGATGATGATGTTTGCCGGTTGTAATTGGTGGTTTGGTTTTTATGGTAATGATGGGGGTGGTTATGATCGTAAATGGTGGTTAGTGGTAGTAAAGATTGATTGTAGTCATAATTGGCAGCGGCGCAATTGTGCCCGGTGGTTATGGATGGTGGAAGGTGGTAGTTGATAATGATGGGCGAAAATTGTGATAGTTGAATACGATGGACGATAACAGTAGTAGTAGATAGATAAAATTGGTGAACTGTCATCTTTATAATATTCTTTGACTAAACATTTtattaataattaaaattaaaatattaagtgCAAATAAATAAGACCTTTAAcatcttaggggtcgtttggtttgaagcAGAGGCGGATGGATCACTAAGACTTGGGGTtgaattgaaccccaaactttcgatgtggggtataaatttatgtgtaaaaatttactaaaattataataaatagtagatatgaacccataactttagaaatataatggtttAATGCTAAAAATTTAAGCTGTTCAACCCCTAgaatttaaatcctagatccgcctctggtttgaagacaagttatgatAGGATAATTTATGTTGGGATTAGTTATACTGGGATTAGTTATGTTGGGATAAGTTATTCTGGTATTATTTCTTATTGATTATTTGGTTTGTTATATTAAAAGTATAATGCATTGCACAATTTataagaaaaaattatttgtttATAAAAATACCCTCTACTTTATTTAGTAGAAAAATGGTTTGAGGGACGTCACGGttgtttttgttatttttattgttttatcCCGGAATAATTAATTTTGGGATTGTTATTCTACCCTCTGTcagggataacttatcccagcaCTATTTTTAATCCTTGAATAACTTATTCCAGGATTAGTAACCAAACAAAGGATATATGGTCATACCAAATGACCCCTCAGATCTCAGATAGGTTCGCGCACTTTTGACTTTGAAATGTAAAGtaaattaagagcccgtttggattggcttataaagttgcttataagttgcttatacgttgttttcagcttttttgagtgtttggctggccagcttaaagtcattttatgcttaaaataagctcaaaaaaataattaggcccatttgacttagcttatctaaagcagcttataagctgaaaacaacttataagccaaaaacaaTAAGTTAaactaccccaattttttttcttttagcttataagctatttgcagcttatagacataagtCCATCTGAACGGGCTCTAAGTAAACTAGCTAACTAGTACTAGAGTTCCGAAGTAAAAGAAACTACTGCTTCATTAAACTCTTGGGCACCTTCGTGTAAAACAACCACAAAATGTCCACATTACAGAGCTTAGCATAGCATATATCATGCATGCTTTTATTCCATACATCTATTATAATAGATTACAACAGATCTTTGATTAGAAATAAGCAGTTTCCTCGGGTTTAATACTCTCTCCTTCACACACAAATCTGCCGTTTTTACCGAAATAGTAGCAACCCTTGTAACCCGTGCAACAGGTGGTGCATCCGGTGGGATAAATTATTGTCTTTCCACCTGAGCGAGGACATTTTGAATAAGCAATTCGTGGATCACAATTGAGGGTACAAGCTTTTGGATTTTTGGGGTCAGACTCTCCTTCACAAATAAAAGTTCCGTCAGCACTGTAATAATTGCAACCCTTGTAGCCTGCACAACAATTGGTGCATATGGGATTCTTTGGACTCCCTTCTGAACGTGGGCATATCCCAAAGCCAAGATTACCACATTCTTTTGTACAAGCCTTGGCATCAGCATGTTCCACCGTGCTTACAAGTAGAAAAATCCCTACAATAAATATAGCTTGATATTAAGGAAAACCAACACTACATCTGTATGTATCAAAGAAGAAAAGaggagaaaggagaatcataccaagAACAATTAGTAGGTGAGCAAGGAAACTAACTTTGTTAACAGCCATTATGGATGCTTCTCGATCGCGATTAATTACCTTGATTTCTCTTTTGAGTGCGGAGGTCTATCCTTCTCCACCTATTTATAGCAAACGACTGACAAAGAAAATAGTTAACTAGAACATTTTTCAAATAAGAAACTAATATTTTACTTTAGATAGATTAAAAATGAAATTCACCCACATCATTGGAGACTGAGGGAGTAGCACTTAATCATCGTAATTCGTTGGCACGTTTTAGTTATGGATAATCTCTTGCGGTCCCAGCAGCACTTAGGCCAATGAGACAAGgagatatttttaaatttttgtatGAGGTGTCACTGATCAATTCCTCTTCATATCGGTGGTCCAATTTAGGCCGGCTATTGCACTGTTTAACTCGCTAGCATCTTCTGCAAAAGTAATTGTGTCGACTAAAATTAGAGCAATTAAATCGCTCAAATTAAATCAATATATGTAATTGAATTCCAACAATTGATGCTAGATGACAAATGTTTCAGAAACAAGCAAGTTGAGATTAGTACAGCTGgctgaaaaggaaaaaaaaatagcaaTCAGTAGGGGCAGATCTATTGAGAATGAGAAATTTATTCATTGCACAGATCAATTATGGATAAATGCATGCTTACAACTTCTCTATTTTCTTCGGCCAAACCTATTGACAGCCCCTGTGGTCGTCAAGATTTTTCACTTGAACACCTTAACTAAATCTTATTTCTTTAGACACCTAAAATAGGACTAGACTGTGtcattttgacattttttgtaCTATCAGTCAAATATATAGAATGTAATACACTCACCAAAGACATGTCAAAACAACGAATTAAATGAAGGCATGTGGCATATATATactaaaaataattattaaagaata
The nucleotide sequence above comes from Lycium barbarum isolate Lr01 chromosome 3, ASM1917538v2, whole genome shotgun sequence. Encoded proteins:
- the LOC132632417 gene encoding proteinase inhibitor type-2 P303.51-like; amino-acid sequence: MAVNKVSFLAHLLIVLGIFLLVSTVEHADAKACTKECGNLGFGICPRSEGSPKNPICTNCCAGYKGCNYYSADGTFICEGESDPKNPKACTLNCDPRIAYSKCPRSGGKTIIYPTGCTTCCTGYKGCYYFGKNGRFVCEGESIKPEETAYF